The following coding sequences lie in one Microbacterium sp. XT11 genomic window:
- a CDS encoding ketose-bisphosphate aldolase, producing MLYTGKSILDVANANGFAIPAFNISDWAMFNGIMDISEEKAAPVIIAIHPDEVSHITTDLIPAMHARAHRSSVPVAIHWDHGGSYEQIIQAIRAGFTSVMIDASLQPFEENVALTRKVVEAAHAVGIQVEGELGTIGANDSYGEAGAAEIIYTNPADAVRFVEETGVDSLAIAIGTSHGLYPSDKNPELRHDLLQEIKAAVGIPLVLHGGSANPDSELRRAVELGINKINISSDIKVSYHNRMREVLGTDERLREPNAIQPEPIAAMKVTAAEKIELFGADGKAGLY from the coding sequence GTGCTCTACACCGGCAAGTCCATCCTCGACGTCGCCAACGCGAACGGCTTCGCAATCCCCGCCTTCAACATCAGCGACTGGGCGATGTTCAACGGCATCATGGACATCAGCGAGGAGAAGGCCGCTCCGGTCATCATCGCGATCCACCCCGACGAGGTCTCGCACATCACGACCGACCTGATCCCCGCGATGCACGCCCGCGCGCACCGTTCGAGCGTTCCCGTCGCGATCCACTGGGACCACGGCGGCAGCTACGAGCAGATCATCCAGGCGATCCGCGCGGGCTTCACCTCGGTGATGATCGATGCCTCGCTCCAGCCGTTCGAGGAGAATGTCGCACTCACGCGCAAGGTCGTCGAGGCGGCGCACGCCGTCGGCATCCAGGTCGAGGGCGAGCTCGGCACGATCGGCGCCAACGACAGCTACGGCGAGGCAGGCGCCGCGGAGATCATCTACACCAATCCCGCCGACGCCGTGCGGTTCGTGGAGGAGACCGGGGTCGACAGCCTCGCGATCGCCATCGGCACCTCGCACGGTCTCTACCCGAGCGACAAGAACCCTGAGCTCCGTCACGACCTGCTGCAGGAGATCAAGGCCGCGGTCGGCATCCCGCTCGTGCTGCACGGCGGCTCGGCCAACCCCGACTCCGAGCTCCGCCGCGCGGTCGAACTGGGCATCAACAAGATCAACATCTCCAGCGACATCAAGGTCTCGTACCACAACCGCATGCGCGAGGTGCTCGGCACCGACGAGCGCCTGCGCGAGCCCAACGCCATCCAGCCCGAGCCGATCGCGGCGATGAAGGTCACCGCGGCTGAGAAGATCGAGCTGTTCGGCGCTGACGGCAAGGCCGGACTGTACTGA
- a CDS encoding ADP-dependent glucokinase/phosphofructokinase — protein sequence MDGTIVLGLGGTVDYELVWDAEVIGRLAREHGIRTAELTTTSPITDERSLLVTVLAFVAAGTGGERFVSSSEVVEQFTAHFDHAVTLGGTGVRAGLALDALGIPSVQHLVSIDDTVRRLLPKTISWICSAEEDTLDPHLIVQYPAGARVRLVDAHIESHGANRLIFANDPPNRRMLLADELAQTLRTAEVFLISGFNTMQDRDLLESRLDALHDAMRELPAEALVYYEDAGFYTRSFAETVRRRLLGRIDVYGMNEDELQEYLGRSVDLLDPAEVVSALRDVRTVVPASVLVVHTRYWAIAVGTDAERHREALDSAVRVAATRYRLGDGFSAADVDLTASMPRHGGGVALVAEVERRDADAVGVAAYALDVETPTTVGLGDTFVGGFLAGAVRVKETSA from the coding sequence GTGGACGGAACGATCGTGCTCGGACTCGGCGGCACCGTCGACTACGAGCTCGTCTGGGATGCCGAGGTCATCGGCCGGCTCGCACGCGAGCACGGCATCCGGACCGCGGAGCTGACGACCACGTCGCCGATCACCGACGAGCGGAGTCTGCTCGTGACCGTGCTCGCCTTCGTGGCAGCGGGTACCGGAGGCGAGAGGTTCGTCTCGTCATCCGAGGTCGTCGAGCAGTTCACGGCGCACTTCGACCATGCGGTGACCCTCGGCGGCACGGGCGTGCGAGCGGGGCTTGCGCTCGACGCGCTCGGCATCCCCAGCGTGCAGCACCTCGTGAGCATCGACGACACGGTGCGCCGACTGCTGCCGAAGACCATCTCGTGGATCTGCTCCGCCGAGGAGGACACGCTCGATCCGCACCTCATCGTGCAGTATCCCGCCGGCGCACGTGTGCGACTCGTCGACGCCCACATCGAGTCGCACGGCGCCAACCGGCTGATCTTCGCGAACGATCCGCCCAACCGCCGCATGCTGCTCGCCGACGAGCTTGCGCAGACGCTTCGCACGGCCGAGGTCTTCCTCATCTCCGGCTTCAACACGATGCAGGACAGAGATCTGCTCGAGAGCCGCCTGGACGCCCTGCACGATGCCATGCGCGAGCTCCCCGCCGAGGCGCTCGTCTACTACGAGGACGCCGGGTTCTACACCCGCTCGTTCGCCGAGACGGTGCGCAGACGCCTGCTCGGCCGGATCGACGTGTACGGCATGAACGAGGACGAGCTGCAGGAGTACCTCGGACGGTCCGTCGACCTGCTCGACCCCGCCGAGGTGGTATCCGCGCTGCGGGACGTGCGCACGGTCGTCCCCGCATCCGTGCTCGTCGTGCACACGCGGTACTGGGCCATCGCGGTGGGGACGGATGCCGAGCGGCACCGGGAGGCGCTCGACAGCGCAGTACGCGTCGCCGCCACCCGCTACCGGCTGGGCGACGGTTTCTCGGCAGCGGACGTCGACCTCACGGCGTCGATGCCGCGGCACGGAGGCGGGGTCGCGCTCGTCGCCGAGGTCGAGCGTCGTGACGCGGACGCCGTCGGCGTCGCCGCATACGCGCTCGACGTCGAGACACCGACCACAGTGGGGCTGGGCGACACGTTCGTCGGCGGCTTCCTCGCGGGCGCCGTTCGGGTGAAAGAGACGAGCGCGTGA
- a CDS encoding class I mannose-6-phosphate isomerase encodes MKPVHLASNRPPRRFYRGGAQLGALRGEPVGAEYEPEDWVASTTTVRGEERLGLTALPDGTLLRDAVAGHPAAWLGAAHAERWGADTRLLVKLLDAGQRLPVHAHPHDEFASAHLGAAHGKAEAWYILRGGVVHLGLREDVTHERIAALVTSQDVEGLLGLLHRIDVAPGDVVWVPPGELHAIGAGVLLLELQQPEDLSILLEWRDFAIDGAAQGHLGLGFELALAAVNLRARSREELGGLVRRSPEAGSVLPADAEAYFRLERLPVHRRATIGRGFAVILVRSGEVAVAGERFGSGSTVLVPDAAGALVAEGSGELLIARPPSPDARNGV; translated from the coding sequence GTGAAGCCCGTGCACCTGGCGTCCAACCGTCCGCCGCGGCGCTTCTACCGCGGCGGCGCGCAGCTCGGAGCGCTCCGCGGAGAGCCGGTAGGCGCCGAGTACGAGCCGGAGGACTGGGTCGCGTCGACGACGACGGTCAGGGGAGAGGAGAGGCTCGGCCTCACGGCCCTCCCCGACGGCACGCTGCTGCGCGACGCGGTCGCCGGCCACCCGGCGGCATGGCTCGGGGCAGCGCACGCCGAACGGTGGGGCGCCGATACGCGCCTGCTGGTGAAGCTGCTCGACGCCGGCCAGCGGCTGCCCGTGCACGCCCACCCCCACGACGAGTTCGCGTCCGCACACCTGGGTGCCGCGCACGGCAAGGCCGAGGCCTGGTACATCCTGCGCGGAGGCGTCGTGCACCTCGGATTGCGTGAGGACGTCACGCACGAGCGGATCGCAGCGCTCGTGACGTCGCAGGACGTCGAAGGGCTGCTCGGGCTGCTGCATCGTATCGACGTCGCCCCGGGCGACGTCGTCTGGGTGCCGCCGGGCGAGCTGCATGCGATCGGAGCCGGCGTGCTGCTGCTGGAGCTGCAGCAGCCGGAGGATCTCTCCATCCTCCTCGAATGGCGCGACTTCGCGATCGACGGCGCCGCACAGGGGCACCTCGGGCTGGGCTTCGAGCTCGCGCTCGCCGCTGTCAACCTTCGAGCGCGGTCGCGAGAGGAGCTGGGCGGGCTGGTGCGGCGGTCGCCCGAGGCCGGTTCCGTGCTCCCCGCCGACGCCGAGGCCTACTTCCGGCTGGAGCGCCTGCCCGTGCACCGACGTGCGACGATCGGTCGAGGGTTCGCGGTGATCCTGGTGCGCAGCGGCGAGGTCGCCGTGGCGGGGGAGCGCTTCGGTTCCGGTTCCACAGTGCTCGTCCCGGATGCCGCCGGAGCTCTCGTCGCGGAGGGGAGCGGGGAGCTGCTGATCGCGCGCCCGCCGTCGCCGGACGCCCGGAACGGCGTGTGA
- a CDS encoding DUF3817 domain-containing protein: MPEPKVASFPAIRGALKFYQIASIITGVMLLLLVAEMVLKYTPIHLELFAGGSGGPLWFAPVVEGADGLESTGDGLNLSLGILIAHGWFYVVYLFACFRVWSLMRWPFVRFIMLALGGVIPLLSFFMEAIVAREVKTYLAARERGDAASASAGATGETPTSTTKGVR; the protein is encoded by the coding sequence ATGCCCGAACCGAAAGTCGCCAGCTTTCCGGCGATCCGCGGTGCGCTGAAGTTCTACCAGATCGCGTCGATCATCACCGGTGTCATGCTGCTCCTGCTGGTGGCCGAGATGGTGCTGAAGTACACGCCGATCCACCTCGAACTCTTCGCCGGCGGTTCCGGAGGACCGCTCTGGTTCGCCCCTGTCGTCGAAGGGGCCGACGGCCTGGAGTCCACCGGCGATGGGCTGAACCTCTCGCTGGGCATCCTCATCGCGCACGGCTGGTTCTACGTCGTCTACCTTTTCGCCTGCTTCCGCGTGTGGAGCCTCATGCGCTGGCCGTTCGTGCGGTTCATCATGCTCGCCCTCGGCGGCGTGATCCCGCTCCTGTCCTTCTTCATGGAGGCGATCGTGGCCCGTGAGGTGAAGACCTACCTCGCAGCCCGTGAGCGCGGCGACGCGGCATCCGCCTCCGCCGGGGCGACCGGCGAGACTCCGACCTCAACCACGAAAGGTGTCCGGTGA